Proteins from a genomic interval of Drosophila gunungcola strain Sukarami chromosome X unlocalized genomic scaffold, Dgunungcola_SK_2 000023F, whole genome shotgun sequence:
- the LOC128260414 gene encoding syntaxin-4 isoform X1, which yields MGKDRLPELLQRSLTTNSNSNSSSNGSLLLNVYSGTTEFIINNTGGSNNSYSVISQTNNNNNNNISSEAKDRISSKMAQYGSNVDDILNPYTEIRQQLAQIAANLEAMNRMSQTINLRTFNENEMDDLHNKNLRLGNTLMTRFKDFKTNLPAENDYSLEARMKRTLFYGLHQTFINLWHKNELFLQNYETKVKKNLRLHTKIINSEASEQEIELLIENKTTKLFVDNFLQETEKERQTLREMMDRFNELRRLEKSIEEVHALFMRIQTLVMEQSEVIQRVEFHAQQATLHVDKGADELDQAEQHQKKARKKKIMLISILVTVLLVLLFVGIYL from the exons CGCTCGCTGACCACGAACTCAAACTCGAATTCGTCGTCCAACGGGTCACTGCTTTTGAACGTGTACAGTGGAACCACGGAGTTCATCATCAACAACACCGGCGGCAGCAACAATAGCTACAGTGTCATCAGccaaaccaacaacaacaataataataacattagTAGCGAAGCCAAGGATCGGATCAGTTCGAAAATGGCACAATATGGATCGAATGTGGACGATATTCTCAATCCG TACACGGAGATACGACAACAACTCGCACAGATAGCCGCCAATTTGGAGGCGATGAACCGCATGTCCCAAACCATCAATCTGCGCACTTTCAACG AGAACGAAATGGATGACCTTCACAACAAGAACCTGAGGCTGGGCAATACGCTGATGACGAGATTCAAGGACTTCAAGACAAATCTGCCGGCGGAAAACGATTACAGTTTGGAGGCGAGGATGAAAAGGACACTCTTCTACGGCCTCCACCAGACTTTCATaaatctctggcataaaaacGAACTATTCCTACAGAACTACGAGaccaaagtcaaaaaaaatctGAGACTGCATACAAAAATCA TTAATTCAGAAGCCAGCGAACAAGAAATCGAGTTACTCATCGAAAACAAGACAACCAAACTCTTTGTGGATAAT tTCCTGCAGGAGACGGAAAAGGAGCGACAGACGCTGCGCGAAATGATGGATAGGTTCAACGAGCTGCGCCGCCTGGAGAAGTCCATCGAGGAGGTCCACGCCCTGTTCATGCGCATCCAGACGCTGGTGATGGAGCAGAGCGAGGTGATCCAGCGGGTGGAGTTCCACGCCCAACAGGCCACCCTCCACGTGGACAAGGGGGCGGACGAACTGGACCAGGCCGAACAGCACCAAAAAAAAGCGCGCAAG aaaaaaataatgctCATCTCGATACTTGTGACCGTTTTGTTAGTATTACTCTTTGTTGGTATTTATTTGTGA
- the LOC128260414 gene encoding syntaxin-4 isoform X2, with product MAQYGSNVDDILNPYTEIRQQLAQIAANLEAMNRMSQTINLRTFNENEMDDLHNKNLRLGNTLMTRFKDFKTNLPAENDYSLEARMKRTLFYGLHQTFINLWHKNELFLQNYETKVKKNLRLHTKIINSEASEQEIELLIENKTTKLFVDNFLQETEKERQTLREMMDRFNELRRLEKSIEEVHALFMRIQTLVMEQSEVIQRVEFHAQQATLHVDKGADELDQAEQHQKKARKKKIMLISILVTVLLVLLFVGIYL from the exons ATGGCACAATATGGATCGAATGTGGACGATATTCTCAATCCG TACACGGAGATACGACAACAACTCGCACAGATAGCCGCCAATTTGGAGGCGATGAACCGCATGTCCCAAACCATCAATCTGCGCACTTTCAACG AGAACGAAATGGATGACCTTCACAACAAGAACCTGAGGCTGGGCAATACGCTGATGACGAGATTCAAGGACTTCAAGACAAATCTGCCGGCGGAAAACGATTACAGTTTGGAGGCGAGGATGAAAAGGACACTCTTCTACGGCCTCCACCAGACTTTCATaaatctctggcataaaaacGAACTATTCCTACAGAACTACGAGaccaaagtcaaaaaaaatctGAGACTGCATACAAAAATCA TTAATTCAGAAGCCAGCGAACAAGAAATCGAGTTACTCATCGAAAACAAGACAACCAAACTCTTTGTGGATAAT tTCCTGCAGGAGACGGAAAAGGAGCGACAGACGCTGCGCGAAATGATGGATAGGTTCAACGAGCTGCGCCGCCTGGAGAAGTCCATCGAGGAGGTCCACGCCCTGTTCATGCGCATCCAGACGCTGGTGATGGAGCAGAGCGAGGTGATCCAGCGGGTGGAGTTCCACGCCCAACAGGCCACCCTCCACGTGGACAAGGGGGCGGACGAACTGGACCAGGCCGAACAGCACCAAAAAAAAGCGCGCAAG aaaaaaataatgctCATCTCGATACTTGTGACCGTTTTGTTAGTATTACTCTTTGTTGGTATTTATTTGTGA
- the LOC128260407 gene encoding protein cramped → MEDLCKPPLAVSVEEPLPNANATANANANGKGSGGGGGGGGGGGQMHSKTIQLPKEEELLGSVTTHNCPGTRASARVIQKMKQDQTRPMTPPPSEREVSKKEEKAAQKTPSQLKTGSGKTTWTNVERNCFFDALNEFGKDFEAVANCINAKLKRRNASSDYSFKTKDQVRQHYYQTYHKICKYVRYSEELKKPAQELYTLINYGEMRRKLQFLTEKHFMKLKQLVYQGQITVRCKGKNIRIKTPSCKALRRLNQLDDSLEDIRLPSKVEVLVTPANMEAFGRVQSLAQNPRGRIIVPLHKKLIGLIKTFEFKWRSADQRLHEEKAVFTTAAAAAANNNNEPEPPPTTTTAASLDPSLCFQPRPGVAIHRPLLSITAYLSSINICLAAYEERMGFKVRSETLGSQPFIPSAASKRPRTESGSEKRSPEAKKPKSGASPPLEKSLDDALPLEGNLLKLESSSGDELGEEIHEFLGDIVEATVQTVQTALAPVPADDQQPETLTDPAAPTVASEPAPPAPATPAAGPPAARSKRKEAKEAAAAATARNFKPLLSDEILKRIRKGWTEANAADITIGDLYVVFGQDSKLELEYFWCETESSSVAVAASSSSSSSSSVATQTGNSQASSVSSNSNSSSSSVVTAASLPYNPNDCDSVERVKAVTTSSVGNKLKHLLLVANLSERVRKRQCTCGHTCDRKRDLMSKAQQLAEAAAAGGVMEGTFRTPMLPVRRPIANIIDPVRQLSALTRQKMSRQVLVQRRLLPPASMGGRPYDLLSVRQLHSGLFEPIERLGDGGGSASGVGSSASDASGSVVMPPQYHQQQVHPQTMQQLLDEGSAQGGARDMPNLDFCVATSTTGVGSGGGGGGSSSLAEAVQDESTTQNFFHGSVSPMHLLRDSTSNARWLEDNINDFSLTSLLGHLDEIDATRDILDPSSSMSVISESSVDFRHKFQEIAALLQQQEKD, encoded by the exons ATGGAGGACCTGTGCAAGCCGCCGCTAGCCGTTTCCGTCGAGGAGCCCTTGCCAAATGCCAATGCCACTgccaatgcaaatgcaaatggcaagggaagtggtggtggtggtggaggtggaggtggaggtggccAAATGCACTCTAAGACGATCCAGCTGCCCAAAGAGGAGGAGCTCCTCGGCTCGGTGACCACGCACAATTGCCCGGGAACGCGGGCCAGTGCCCGGGTCATCCAGAAGATGAAGCAGGACCAGACGCGACCGATGACACCGCCGCCCAGCGAGCGGGAGGTGAGCAAGAAGGAGGAGAAGGCCGCCCAGAAGACGCCCAGCCAACTGAAGACGGGCAGCGGGAAGACCACCTGGACGAACGTGGAGCGCAACTGCTTCTTCGACGCCCTCAACGAGTTCGGCAAGGACTTCGAGGCGGTGGCCAACTGCATCAATGCCAAGCTGAAGCGCCGCAACGCCAGCAGCGACTACAGCTTCAAGACCAAGGACCAGGTGCGCCAGCACTACTACCAGACCTACCACAAGATCTGCAAGTATGTGCGCTACTCGGAAG AGCTGAAAAAGCCCGCCCAGGAGTTGTACACGCTGATCAATTACGGCGAGATGCGGCGCAAGCTGCAGTTCCTCACCGAGAAGCACTTCATGAAGCTGAAGCAGCTGGTTTACCAGGGGCAGATCACTGTGCGCTGCAAGGGCAAGAACATCCGCATCAAGACGCCGTCGTGCAAGGCGCTACGACGCCTCAATCAGCTGGATG ATTCCCTTGAGGACATACGGCTGCCCAGCAAAGTGGAGGTGCTGGTGACGCCCGCCAACATGGAGGCCTTCGGTCGGGTGCAGTCGCTGGCCCAGAATCCGCGCGGCAGGATCATAGTGCCGCTGCACAAGAAGCTGATCGGCCTGATCAAGACGTTCGAGTTCAAGTGGCGCAGCGCCGACCAGCGACTGCACGAAGAGAAGGCCGTCTtcaccaccgccgccgctgccgccgccaaTAACAACAATGAACCAGAGCCGCCGCCGACGACTACCACTGCCGCCTCGCTGGATCCATCGCTGTGCTTCCAGCCGCGGCCGGGAGTGGCCATCCACCGACCGCTGCTCAGCATAACCGCCTACCTGAGCAGCATCAACATCTGCCTGGCCGCCTACGAGGAGCGCATGGGCTTCAAGGTTCGCAGCGAGACGCTGGGCAGCCAGCCGTTCATTCCGTCGGCGGCCAGCAAGCGACCCCGCACGGAGAGCGGCTCCGAGAAGCGTTCGCCGGAGGCCAAGAAGCCCAAGTCGGGCGCCAGTCCGCCGCTGGAGAAGAGTCTGGACGATGCGCTGCCCTTGGAGGGCAACCTGTTGAAGCTGGAGAGCAGCAGCGGCGATGAGCTGGGCGAGGAGATTCACGAGTTTCTCGGCGACATTGTGGAGGCCACGGTTCAGACGGTTCAGACGGCTCTTGCCCCTGTGCCCGCCGATGACCAGCAGCCCGAAACGTTAACTGATCCGGCTGCACCGACAGTGGCCAGCGAGCCAGCTCCACCGGCACCTGCCACCCCAGCAGCTGGTCCCCCGGCCGCGCGCTCCAAGCGCAAAGAAGCCAAAGAGGCGGCGGCCGCGGCCACGGCGCGCAACTTTAAGCCGCTGCTCAGCGACGAGATACTCAAGCGCATACGCAAGGGCTGGACGGAGGCCAATGCGGCGGACATCACAATTGGCGATCTGTACGTGGTCTTTGGCCAGGACTCcaagctggagctggagtaCTTCTGGTGCGAAACGGAGAGCAGTTCGGTGGCTGTAGCAGccagcagctcctcctcctcctcgtcgtcggtGGCCACGCAAACGGGTAACAGCCAGGCGAGCAGCGTGTcttccaactccaactcctcctcgtcctccgtCGTAACCGCCGCCTCGCTGCCGTACAATCCCAACGACTGTGATAGCGTGGAGCGCGTGAAGGCCGTCACCACATCGTCGGTGGGCAACAAGCTGAAGCACCTGCTGCTGGTGGCCAATCTCAGCGAGCGGGTGCGCAAGCGGCAGTGCACCTGCGGCCATACCTGCGACCGCAAGCGGGACCTGATGAGCAAGGCGCAGCAGCTGGCGGAGGCGGCGGCCGCCGGTGGCGTCATGGAGGGCACCTTCCGCACCCCGATGCTGCCAGTGCGACGGCCCATAGCCAACATCATCGATCCTGTCCGCCAGCTTTCAGCG CTCACGCGCCAGAAGATGAGTCGCCAGGTGCTGGTGCAGCGTCGCCTCCTGCCCCCCGCCTCCATGGGCGGTCGTCCGTACGATCTGCTGAGTGTGCGCCAGCTCCACAGCGGCCTCTTCGAGCCCATTGAGCGCCTGGGCGACGGCGGCGGCAGTGCCAGTGGCGTCGGCTCATCCGCATCCGATGCCAGCGGCAGTGTGGTGATGCCCCCGCAGTACCACCAGCAGCAGGTGCACCCGCAGACGATGCAGCAGCTCCTCGACGAGGGATCCGCCCAGGGTGGCGCACGGGACATGCCCAATCTGGACTTCTGTGTGGCCACCAGCACCACCGGCGTCGGtagcggtggcggcggcggcggcagtaGTTCCCTGGCCGAGGCGGTCCAGGATGAGAGCACAA CGCAAAACTTCTTCCACGGCAGCGTGAGCCCGATGCACTTGCTCAGGGATTCCACTTCCAATGCGCGCTGGCTGGAGGACAACATCAATGACTTCTCGCTGACGTCGCTGCTGGGGCACCTGGACGAGATCGATGCCACCCGGGACATACTG GATCCCTCGTCGAGCATGTCGGTGATCAGCGAGAGCAGCGTGGACTTTCGGCACAAGTTCCAGGAGATCGCCGccctgctgcagcagcaggagaaGGATTAG